The sequence below is a genomic window from Fibrobacter sp. UWB10.
TGCACAAAGCAAAACACGCTCCCAAGCTCCGTAAGGCAATCGAAGCCTACATCCGCTTTATCGATTTGGGCGGGACCGTGGCTTTCTCCGACCTCCGCGCCGCCATGTTTGAAAAATATTTCAAGAAAGGCGTGCCCGTTCTGTGCGGACTTTCGGCTACCTACCTGTACCGCAGCATGCGCGAATTCACCGGAGCTGATGACAAGTCCGTCTTTGACGACATCCACGGCGAACCCATGGGGCACTTTGTTGTGGTGTACGGTATAGACGACAAGAATCAATTCATGGTGGCCGACCCCGACGGCACCAACCCCCTCCACAAGACCCCTTATTACAAGGTGGATAAGTTCCGACTTCTCCACAGCATTTTGCTTGGCGTCATGACGTACGACGGCAACGTGCTTGTTATAGAGAATAAGAAATAGGATCATGAAAAAATTAATCGTTGTAAACAATCCCAAGCACTGGAAGTTACACGTTCCGGGCATCGATATCATTTCGGCACAGGACTACCTGATTTCGAGCAAATACACTAACGAACGCAACCTGCGCGTATTCAACCTTTGCCGCGATTACAACTACCAGAGCAAAGGCTACTACGTATCGCTCTTGGCTGAAGCCCGCGGACACAAGGTGATTCCGGGCGTCAAGAACATGCGGGACTTCAAGGCTCCGGCAGTCATCAAGCATATTTCCGACGAAATTGACAACCTGATTCAAAAGAGTCTGCACAAGCTCACCGGCACCGAATTCGTACTTTCAATTTACTTCGGTCAAAACGTGAGCCCGCAATACTTGGAGCTTTCGCAGGAACTTTACCGCTTGTTCCAAGCCCCGCTACTGCGTGCGAAATTCGTATTCAAGCAGAAGTGGTTTATCCAAAGCATTCGCCCGATTTGCGTGGATGAAATTCCCGAATCTCACATGGAATTCGTCGATAAGTTTGCGCAGGAATACTTCGAAAAGACGCGCTATGCATCGAGCAAGGAAGAAGATTACCTGTACGACTTAGGCATTCTCACGAACCCCGACGAAGTGGAGCCGCCGAGCAATGCGCAGGCTATTCAGAACTTTATCAAGGCCGCCGAAGAAACGGGTTTCCGCGTGGAAATGATTACCAAGAAGGATTACCCGCGCGTAGGCGAATTTGACGCCATCTTTATCCGCGAAACCACGAACGTAAACCACTACACTTACAGTTTCGCGCGCCGTGCGCAGTCGCAAGGCATTGCG
It includes:
- a CDS encoding peptidase-C39 like family protein, yielding MDIKILQQPDDVTCGPTSLQAVYNHLGYKISLKQLISEIEFLEDGGTLGVFLGIDALKRGFKATIHSYNLTLLDPTWSELSMPELKAKLELLHKAKHAPKLRKAIEAYIRFIDLGGTVAFSDLRAAMFEKYFKKGVPVLCGLSATYLYRSMREFTGADDKSVFDDIHGEPMGHFVVVYGIDDKNQFMVADPDGTNPLHKTPYYKVDKFRLLHSILLGVMTYDGNVLVIENKK
- a CDS encoding RimK family protein; translation: MKKLIVVNNPKHWKLHVPGIDIISAQDYLISSKYTNERNLRVFNLCRDYNYQSKGYYVSLLAEARGHKVIPGVKNMRDFKAPAVIKHISDEIDNLIQKSLHKLTGTEFVLSIYFGQNVSPQYLELSQELYRLFQAPLLRAKFVFKQKWFIQSIRPICVDEIPESHMEFVDKFAQEYFEKTRYASSKEEDYLYDLGILTNPDEVEPPSNAQAIQNFIKAAEETGFRVEMITKKDYPRVGEFDAIFIRETTNVNHYTYSFARRAQSQGIAVIDDPDSILRCSNKVYLQELMQAAKIHSPKTIIAHAENRHTLAKEIGFPMVIKSPDSSFSMGVKKATNKEELEQILDEMFQHSDLLIAQEFTPTEFDWRVGVLDGKPLYACKYHMAKGHWQIYNWESNDKQSEEFSGKCESVPIEMVPHGIVKTALRICSLIGNGLYGVDLKEWHGHPIVIEVNDNPSIDAGIEDGVGKSKVYLAIMRSLRHRIEDRMNAAQHKLQQHEREWF